A stretch of DNA from Rhizobacter sp.:
GAAGCCGAATTCGGCATTGAGCTTGCTGAACGATGCACCGAGCATGTCGTGGATCTCGCCGGCCCGCACCTGCGAGGCTTCGAGCAGCTCGCGCAGGCGGCCGCACAGGGCGAGGAAGGCCTTCTTCGCGCCCAGGTTGAGCAGCGAGGCGTTCATCGCCTTCTGCATCTCGTTGACTTCTTCGCGCAGGCGGTCGCTGGTCAAGTCGACCAGCGCGTTCTTCAGCATGCGGCTGTGGACCATGCGCATGGCCTGCAGCTTGGACGTGCACTGCTCGAACTCGGCCGTCTCGGCGTCAACACGCTCGATCATCACGCGCGTCTTGGCGCTGCTCTTGCCGCGCAGACCGCGCAGCTCGAGCATCTGTTCGGCCATCTGACGGCGGCGATCAGCAAGGCCGCGGTTGACCTGCGCTTCCATGCGGGCGATGGCGTCGGTCACCAGGTCTTGAAGGATGTCGCGGCGCTGCGGCAGCAGTTGCGCGCCGAGGGCAGCTTCGAGTGCGGGGAGGCGGCTCTCGGCCAGTCCTTGCGGGTTCTTCTCGATGCGCGAGGCGAGCGCCTGGCGTGCGGAGAGAGGGAACACACGCGCGGCATCCATGTCGAGCGTGCGGGCGGTGGACTGGCGCTGCGACTCGATCTGCTCGCGCACCTGCTCAGGCGTGGCGAGCGGGTCGATCAGCGCATCGATCTTGTTGAGCACCACGAAGCTCGTCTGCGCCGGCGAGCCGAGGTGGTCGCGCCAGATCGCCATGTCGGACTTGGTGACGCCGGTGTCGGCCCCGAGGATGAACACCATCGCATGCGCCGAAGGCAGCAGGCTCAGCGTCAGCTCGGGCTCGGCGCCGATGGCGTTCAGCCCCGGGGTGTCGAGCACCACCAGGCCCTGCTTCAAGAGCGGGTGCGGGTAGTTGATGATCGCGTGGCGCCAGGCCGGCACTTCGGCGCGGCCCTGCTCGTCGGTGGGCGGGTTGTCTTCGGGGTGCTCGTCGTCCCAGAAGCCGAGGGCCTTGGCGTCGTCGATGCTGACCCACTGTGTGCGCATCACTTCCTGCAGCGCACTCGACAGCTTGTCGGGCGAACTCACGTCGAGCGGCAGGTGCGTCCACATCTTGGGCTGGCCGCGCAGCTCGCCCAGCGACAGGCCTTCGAGGCGGGTGCCGATGGGCAGCAGCGCGAGCGCCGGCTCTTCGCCCAGCTCGAAGCCGAGTTCAACCGGGCACATCGTGGTGCGGCCCGGCGTGGCCGGCAGCACGCGGCGGCCGGCATCCGAAAAGAAAATCGCGTTGATCAGCTCGGACTTGCCGCGCGAGAACTCGGCGACGAAAGCCACGATGAGCTTCTCGCCCGACAGGCGGCGGCGCAGCGCGTCGAGCGATTCGTGGGCGGACGGGTCGGCGACGTCGTGCTCGGAGAGGAAGCGGCTGTACTCGTCAAGCCGCGCTCCCAGCACCGCACGCCACTGGGAGAGTTCGTCAAGACTGCTTGCGAATGAAGTCGCCATGGGGGTGGTCGCGGGCCCGCAAAAGAGCGTCAGGCATGGTAGCGCAGCATCGTTTTGACGCAGCGCAGCGGAAACAACTCGTTGCCCAGGCAGGTGACGAGATGTGAGGTTTTTGGCGCTTTGTCAGAACGCCGTGCTGCCGCGCCTCAGCGCCGCTGGCAGTGCGGGCAGAAGAAGGTGGAACGCTGGCCCTGCACGATGCGTCGGATGGGCGTGCCGCAGACGTGGCAGGGCAGCCCTTCGCGGCCGTAGACCTGCGCCTGCAGCTGGAACTCGCCGGCCATGCCGTGCGCATCGCGGAAGTCGCGCAGCGTGGAGCCGCCAAGTGCCAACGCGCGGGCCAGGGTCTCGCGCACCGCCACGGCCAGGCGCTCGGCGCGTGGGCGGCTCACGGTGTCGCTACGCGTGCGCGGGTCGATGCCGGCGTGGAAGAGCGCCTCGCAGGCGTAGATGTTGCCGGCACCGACGACGATGTCGCCCGCCAGCAGCGCGAGCTTCACCGCGACGCGGCGGCGCTTGAGCGCAGCATGCAGGTAGGCGCCGTTGAAGACCGCATCGAAGGGCTCGACGCCGAGGGTCGAGAGCAGCTGCCCGGCCATGCCGCTGTCGAGCCCGGGCGACCAGACGACCGCGCCGAAGCGGCGCGGGTCGGTGAGGCGCAGCACGCCGCGCGTGGTCGATAGATCGAAGTGATCGTGCCTGCCGGGGGGCGGCGCGCCGTCCTGGAACGCGAGCGAGCCCGACATGCCCAGGTGCATCAAGAGCCCACCGCCAGTGAGGGGTAGCCAGAGGTACTTGCCGCGGCGGGTGGCGTCGCCCACGGTCTGGCCGACGAGCGCGGCGGGCTCGCAACCGAGCGGCCAGCGCAAGGGCTTGCCCAGGCGGACCGCCGTCACGCGCGCACCCGCAATGCGGTGGGCAAAACTCTGGCGGGTGACCTCGACCTCGGGAAGTTCTGGCATCCGGGAATTATCACGAGCGGAACGAATCGGAACAGGCGACGAATCGATGCGACACCTAGAATCTTTCGAGCCCAAGGAGCCCTGCATGCCGTCTTCTTCCCTGTTCCCTCGCGCGGGTCTGGCCCTGGCTTGCGCGCTCGTGCTGATGCATGGCGCCCACGCCCAGAACGCCCCGGCGACGAAGGAGCCCGCCGAGCCGGTGCGCAACTCCGCACTCGACGGCCCGTTGTTCTACCAATTGCTGCGCGGTGAACTGGAGCTGCGCTCCGGCCAGGTGGTGGAAGGCCACCAGGCCTTGATCGATGCCGCACGGCGCACGCGCGACGAGGCGCTGTTCCGCCGTGCCACCGAAGCGGCGCTGCAGCAGCGCGCGATCGAACTGGCGCTGCAGTCGACCCAGGTCTGGCGCGCCACGCTGCCCGATTCGCTCGAAGCCGCGCGCTACCAGCTGCAGCTGCTCATCGTCATGAACCGGCCCAACGAGACCGTGGAGCCGCTGCGCACGCTGCTGCGACTCACGCCCGCGGCCGAGCGCTCTGCCGCCATCACGGCGCTGCCGCGGGTGTTCGAGCGCAGCGGCGACAAGGCCCAGACCGCCAAGCGGCTGGAGCAGATCCTCCAGCCCTCGCTCGGCAGCGCCGACACCCGCGTGGCAGCGCAGGTGGCGATTGCGCGGGCCTGGCTGGCTGCGGGTGACAGCGCCCGTGCGAACGAACTCGCCAAGGCCGCGCACGCGCAAGACCCGGCCGCCGAATTGCCGGCGCTGCTGGCGCTGGAGTTGATGGCCACCACACCTGCGGCCGAGAGCCTCGTGCAGTCGCACTTGCAGGCCAAACCGTCGAGCCAGGCCATCCGCATGGTGTATGCCCGCGTGCTGAGCGCCGCACAGCGCTATGCCGATGCGGTGCCGCAGCTCGAAGCCGTCACCCGCGCCGACAACGCGCAGCTCAACGCCTGGCTCACGCTGGGCGCCCTGCAGCTGGAGCTGAAGCATCCGCGCGAAGGCACGGCCGCGCTGCAGCAGTACGTGCAGCGCGCACAGAGCGCGCCGCCGCCGGTGGCCGCGGCCGCGTCTGCCCCGCAGGACGACGATGACGACAACCCCGCCACCGCCACCGACCGCGGCCTGACGCAGGCCTACCTGCTGCTCTCGCAAGCGGCCGAACAGCAGCGCGACTACGCGGGCGCAGAAGCATGGCTGGCGAAGGTCACCGATGCCCAGCGGGCGCTCGAGGTGCAATCGCGCCGGGCCTCGCTGCTGGCCAAGCAGGGCAAGGTGGCAGCAGCACGCGAGCTGATCCGCAACGTTCCCGAAAAAGGCCCCGACGACCAGCGCGCCAAGCTGCTGGCCGAGGCGCAGGTGCTGCGCGAGGTGAAGCAGTGGGAAGAGGCAAACCGCGTGCTCGCCACGGCGAACCAGAAATTCCCGGACGACCCCGACCTGCTGTACGAGCAGTCGATGATGGTCGAGAAGCTCAACCGCATGGACGAGATGGAGCGTCTGCTGCGCAAGGTGATCGCGCTCAAGCCCGACCATCACCACGCCTACAACGCGCTCGGCTATTCGCTGGCCGAACGCAACCTGCGCCTGCCCGAAGCACGCGAGCTCATCAAGAAGGCGCTCGACCTCGCCCCCGGCGAACCCTTCATCACCGACAGCCTCGGCTGGGTGGAATACCGCCTGGGCAACCGCGACGAAGCGCTGCGCCTGCTGCAGCAGGCCTACAAGTCGCGGCCCGACGTCGAGATCGGCGCCCACCTCGGCGAGGTGCTGTGGATGAGCGGCCAGCGCGACGAGGCCCGGCGCGTGCTGCGCGAGTCGCACAACCGCGACCAGGGCAACGAAGTGCTCAAGGAAACGCTGGCGCGCCTGCGGGTCGACCTGTGAGGCAACCCGCTGTTGCGTGGCTGCTCGCGGCCGGCCTGCTCGGCGGCTGCGCGACCGTCGGCCAGAAAGCGCCGCCCGACAGTGCCACGCTCTCGGGCAAGCTCTCGGTCCGTGTCGATGCCACCGCCACCAAGCCCTCGCGCAGCGAGAGTGGCAACTTCGAACTCAAAGGCACGCCCGAAGCGGGCCAGCTCAACCTGTCGACGCCGCTCGGCACCGTGATGGCCCAGGCGCGCTGGGCCGGCAACCGGGCCTGGCTCGCGACCTCGCAAGGCGAGACGGCCTACCCCGACCTCGACACCCTCACGCAAGAGATGCTCGGCGAAAGCCTGCCGGTGGCCGCGCTGTTCGACTGGCTGCGCGGCCGGCCCTGGCCCGGCACCGCGAGCCGCCCTGTCGAGGGCGGTTTCGAGCAGCTCGGCTGGACCATCGACCTCGCCCGCTTCGGCGAAGGCTGGGTCGCCGCCCGTCGCGCGCAAGCGCCTGCCGTGCTCGTGCGCGCCAAGGTCGACCCCTCCTGACCATGCCATGCCCCTTACCGCCCTGTACGACGTGGCCGCGCCGGCCAAGATCAACCTCTTCCTGCACGTCACCGGCCGCCGGGCCGACGGCTACCACCTGCTTCAGTCGGTCTTCGTGCTGATCGACTGGGCCGACACGCTGCACTTCGAGCGCCGCACCGATGCCCAGATCACCCGGCGCGACCTCACGGCAGCCCTGCCGGCCGAAGACCTTTGCCTCAAGGCCGCCCGCGCGCTGCAAGCCGCCTCGGGCACGCCCCTCGGCGCCGACATTTCGATCGACAAGCAAGTGCCCTGGGGCGCCGGCATGGGCGGCGGCAGCTCCGACGCCGCCAGCACGCTGCTCGCGCTCAACCGGCTGTGGGGCCTCGATTGGCCGCTGTCTCGTCTGCTGGACATCGGCCTGAAACTCGGCGCCGACGTGCCGTTTTTCCTGGGCGGCGACAACGCCTGGGTCGAAGGCATCGGCGAACGGCTCACCCCGCTGGCCCTGCCCCAGCAGTGGCTGGCCGTGGTCAAACCGGCCGCCAGCATCGAAACCCGCGCGATTTTCACGAGCCCCCTGTTGGCCCGGAATACCGAAGCTGCTATAGTCGCGGGCTTCCTTGCAAAGGCCGGCATCGATGCCCTGCTGGAAGGCTTCGGTCACAACGACTTGCAGCCGCCCGC
This window harbors:
- a CDS encoding outer membrane lipoprotein LolB encodes the protein MRQPAVAWLLAAGLLGGCATVGQKAPPDSATLSGKLSVRVDATATKPSRSESGNFELKGTPEAGQLNLSTPLGTVMAQARWAGNRAWLATSQGETAYPDLDTLTQEMLGESLPVAALFDWLRGRPWPGTASRPVEGGFEQLGWTIDLARFGEGWVAARRAQAPAVLVRAKVDPS
- a CDS encoding tetratricopeptide repeat protein, with translation MPSSSLFPRAGLALACALVLMHGAHAQNAPATKEPAEPVRNSALDGPLFYQLLRGELELRSGQVVEGHQALIDAARRTRDEALFRRATEAALQQRAIELALQSTQVWRATLPDSLEAARYQLQLLIVMNRPNETVEPLRTLLRLTPAAERSAAITALPRVFERSGDKAQTAKRLEQILQPSLGSADTRVAAQVAIARAWLAAGDSARANELAKAAHAQDPAAELPALLALELMATTPAAESLVQSHLQAKPSSQAIRMVYARVLSAAQRYADAVPQLEAVTRADNAQLNAWLTLGALQLELKHPREGTAALQQYVQRAQSAPPPVAAAASAPQDDDDDNPATATDRGLTQAYLLLSQAAEQQRDYAGAEAWLAKVTDAQRALEVQSRRASLLAKQGKVAAARELIRNVPEKGPDDQRAKLLAEAQVLREVKQWEEANRVLATANQKFPDDPDLLYEQSMMVEKLNRMDEMERLLRKVIALKPDHHHAYNALGYSLAERNLRLPEARELIKKALDLAPGEPFITDSLGWVEYRLGNRDEALRLLQQAYKSRPDVEIGAHLGEVLWMSGQRDEARRVLRESHNRDQGNEVLKETLARLRVDL
- the ispE gene encoding 4-(cytidine 5'-diphospho)-2-C-methyl-D-erythritol kinase; its protein translation is MPLTALYDVAAPAKINLFLHVTGRRADGYHLLQSVFVLIDWADTLHFERRTDAQITRRDLTAALPAEDLCLKAARALQAASGTPLGADISIDKQVPWGAGMGGGSSDAASTLLALNRLWGLDWPLSRLLDIGLKLGADVPFFLGGDNAWVEGIGERLTPLALPQQWLAVVKPAASIETRAIFTSPLLARNTEAAIVAGFLAKAGIDALLEGFGHNDLQPPAEHHCPEVAQAASLLKSQFGNSRMTGSGSAVFARAGKDATPMATLPADLSPGWVGRMCRSLEQHPLKGWASG
- a CDS encoding dynamin family protein gives rise to the protein MATSFASSLDELSQWRAVLGARLDEYSRFLSEHDVADPSAHESLDALRRRLSGEKLIVAFVAEFSRGKSELINAIFFSDAGRRVLPATPGRTTMCPVELGFELGEEPALALLPIGTRLEGLSLGELRGQPKMWTHLPLDVSSPDKLSSALQEVMRTQWVSIDDAKALGFWDDEHPEDNPPTDEQGRAEVPAWRHAIINYPHPLLKQGLVVLDTPGLNAIGAEPELTLSLLPSAHAMVFILGADTGVTKSDMAIWRDHLGSPAQTSFVVLNKIDALIDPLATPEQVREQIESQRQSTARTLDMDAARVFPLSARQALASRIEKNPQGLAESRLPALEAALGAQLLPQRRDILQDLVTDAIARMEAQVNRGLADRRRQMAEQMLELRGLRGKSSAKTRVMIERVDAETAEFEQCTSKLQAMRMVHSRMLKNALVDLTSDRLREEVNEMQKAMNASLLNLGAKKAFLALCGRLRELLEASQVRAGEIHDMLGASFSKLNAEFGFSLQVNKAPDLQRFINELSLIQRSYVQYLGLTQALRLSQPKFMEQFRRMLVSKLRVVFENASSEMELWNKMASSQVDSQLRERRRGFRRRREALERIQAASGDLEQRIAELEAQDEQLQQLQARCHEMAMRVKEQARADGAPAEAQNSEAGMLYAAQA
- the mutM gene encoding bifunctional DNA-formamidopyrimidine glycosylase/DNA-(apurinic or apyrimidinic site) lyase, with translation MPELPEVEVTRQSFAHRIAGARVTAVRLGKPLRWPLGCEPAALVGQTVGDATRRGKYLWLPLTGGGLLMHLGMSGSLAFQDGAPPPGRHDHFDLSTTRGVLRLTDPRRFGAVVWSPGLDSGMAGQLLSTLGVEPFDAVFNGAYLHAALKRRRVAVKLALLAGDIVVGAGNIYACEALFHAGIDPRTRSDTVSRPRAERLAVAVRETLARALALGGSTLRDFRDAHGMAGEFQLQAQVYGREGLPCHVCGTPIRRIVQGQRSTFFCPHCQRR